AAATGCGTTCAATACATGGCCCTTCGACCGATTTCGTACCGCGGAATTCCCGCCGAAGCGTCTTTTTGTGGGCAAAAATATAAGCAGGGAGCTCAGTCGCAGAAAGTTTGAGGTGCAATATGCTGGATCGTGAAGGGTTTCGGCCCAACGTCGGCATCATCCTGCTCAACGCCCAGAACGAGGTGTGGTGGGGCAAGCGGGTGCGCGAGCATTCATGGCAATTTCCACAAGGTGGTATCAAGTACGGAGAAACGCCTGAGCAGGCGATGTATCGGGAGCTGGAGGAAGAAATCGGTTTGCGGGCCGAGCACGTCAAGATCGTCGGTCGCACCCGCGACTGGTTGCGTTACGAGGTGCCCGACCATTTTATCAAGCGGGAAATCCGCGGCCATTACCGTGGCCAGAAGCAGATCTGGTTCCTTTTGCGCATGTGTGCGCGCGACAACGACGTCAATCTGCGCCTGACCGACCACCCCGAGTTCGACGCCTGGCGGTGGCACGAGTACTGGGTGCCGCTCGACGTTGTCATCGAGTTCAAGCGCGATGTGTACCAGCGCGCCTTGCAGGAACTGTCACGGTTCCTCACCTGGCCGCCCAACGGCCACGAGCGCCGCCATGGCTCGCGCTACCTGCGTCAGCCCCGCGCGGGTGCAGGTGCCGGCGCCGAAGTGGAGCGCCGCGCCCAGGTATCGGCGCAGGTCGCCGAACCGCCGGCCATCGGCGCGCCACCTGCGATCATCAAGACCGGCAGCTAAGGTCTGACAAAAATACCTTCACCGGCATCTCGATGCTGGTGGGGGTACAATGTCGCCATCATGTTCAATCCCTCATCCGACGATGTGCGCCGCTTCTTTTGCGAGGTTTTCCGCAAGCAGCGCGCCAATGACATCCTGACCCCGCTCGAAGCGATGGCGGCCGACTGGGTGCGCCACCACCCC
This is a stretch of genomic DNA from Duganella zoogloeoides. It encodes these proteins:
- a CDS encoding RNA pyrophosphohydrolase — encoded protein: MLDREGFRPNVGIILLNAQNEVWWGKRVREHSWQFPQGGIKYGETPEQAMYRELEEEIGLRAEHVKIVGRTRDWLRYEVPDHFIKREIRGHYRGQKQIWFLLRMCARDNDVNLRLTDHPEFDAWRWHEYWVPLDVVIEFKRDVYQRALQELSRFLTWPPNGHERRHGSRYLRQPRAGAGAGAEVERRAQVSAQVAEPPAIGAPPAIIKTGS